From the Terriglobia bacterium genome, the window CTGCGGAGCACCACGGTGCATGGCCGGCGGATGGAACTCCAGTGGGTGCGCAAGGTGAAGGAGCTGCGCGGCTGCCAGCTTCTATTCGTAAGCCGCTCGGAAGAAAAACATTATGTGCAAATCCTGGATGGATTGCGCGGCGCAAGCATCTTCACCATCGGAGAGACGCCCGCGTTTCTGGAGGCGGGAGGAGACGTCTATATCTATCCGGAAAACGATGCGCTGCGGTTTGAAGTGAATCTGTCCGCGGTACAGCGGGGCCGCCTCAAGCTCAGCGCGCGGCTGCTCGTTCTCGCGCGCCGCGTCCTTTCGGACAACGGGGAACTGAAGAGAACCTGCCAGACATGTTGAACCTGCGCAAACTTTCGCTTCGCCGCAGCCTCCTGCTGCACTCGCTGTTCACGGGGGGCCTCGGTGTCGTATTGGTGTGCGCCGGGTTCCTGGTCTATGACCTCCAACAATATCGTGTGAAGAAAGTAAGCGGCCTGCGGTCCACGGCCGATATGGTACGGGCCAATTCCGATGCCGCGCTTCTGTTCGACGACCCGGATGCGGGAGCCGAATTGCTGAGTGCGCTGCGCACGCAGCCGGAAATCCGGGCCGCGGCCCTGTACCATTCCGACGGCCAACTGCTGGCCTCCTATCTCCGCAAAGATCTGACGGGAAAACGGACACTGCCGATGCAGCCGGCGGAGGGCGTCGAG encodes:
- a CDS encoding YfiR family protein, with the translated sequence MAILFTLVCAMASSLGAVTLNSEEDEYRAKANYLAQFPYFVEWPANASDTTDSSFRFCVYGDFRFGTSLAEALRSTTVHGRRMELQWVRKVKELRGCQLLFVSRSEEKHYVQILDGLRGASIFTIGETPAFLEAGGDVYIYPENDALRFEVNLSAVQRGRLKLSARLLVLARRVLSDNGELKRTCQTC